A genomic stretch from Candidatus Nitrotoga arctica includes:
- the pheT gene encoding phenylalanine--tRNA ligase subunit beta: MKFSENWLRYWINPELSSLELAHALTMAGLEVEALESVAPVFSNVIVAEVLEVIKHPNADRLSLCQVNVGEAAPLTIVCGAPNVAVGMKVPCARIGAVLPGDFVIKQAKVRNVDSSGMLCSASELGLAEDSQGLWLLPEDAPVGGGLREYLELDDMLFTLKLTPNRSDCLSMVGVAREVAAITGGTLNALKIDPVLSSLTETLAVNIDAPEACRLYCGRIVRSVNSAAATPLWMMRRLERGGLRSINAVVDITNYVMLELGQPLHAYDLAKLAGGIIVRYARADEELALLNGQNVMLQDDMLVVADDTRLLALAGIMGGAASSVETATRDVFLESAFFVPDVIVGKARRLTISTDSSYRFERGVDFTATRMALERATQLLLEICGGQAGVISEVHGKLPARDTIMLRTSRVKRVLGIMLDTAQITALLQRLQFKFEQQGDDFHVTPPSYRFDLSLEVDLIEEIARIAGYDNIPAQPPQTAVMMVPQTETLRSVSCMRQLMVARDYQETISYAFLDAEVERDLCANTTPVTLKNPISSQLAVMRSSLLGGLIGALRINFARKQSRVRLFETGVCFTGGSHAQRERFAGLCYGTQLPEQWGVAVRSVDFYDVKADVEALFAPVLLSFLASPHPASHPGRSAQILLHGQVVGWIGELHPKWLQQYGISQAVVWFEVELDALISADVPHAIDISKFPPVRRDIAVVVDESVTVQSLLDAMLGSNTSYVAEFALFDLYRGKGVGDGKKSLAFRVLLQDTQKTLIDSEIELSIARLTAVLQQHGAQVRI; this comes from the coding sequence ATGAAATTTTCTGAGAATTGGTTAAGGTACTGGATCAATCCCGAGCTTTCCAGCCTCGAGCTGGCTCATGCGTTGACCATGGCTGGGCTGGAAGTGGAAGCGCTGGAATCAGTTGCGCCTGTATTCAGCAATGTAATAGTGGCGGAAGTGCTGGAGGTGATCAAACATCCTAATGCGGATCGGCTAAGTCTGTGCCAGGTCAATGTAGGTGAGGCTGCGCCATTGACTATCGTTTGCGGCGCACCCAATGTTGCCGTTGGTATGAAAGTGCCTTGCGCGCGCATCGGGGCGGTATTGCCAGGCGACTTTGTTATAAAGCAAGCCAAGGTGCGCAATGTCGATTCCTCCGGCATGTTGTGCTCTGCCAGTGAATTGGGATTGGCCGAAGACAGCCAAGGTCTATGGTTGTTGCCTGAGGATGCGCCGGTGGGGGGAGGGCTACGCGAATATCTAGAATTAGACGATATGCTGTTCACTTTGAAGCTCACACCTAACCGTAGTGATTGCTTAAGCATGGTGGGCGTGGCGCGGGAAGTGGCGGCGATTACCGGCGGCACATTGAATGCGCTGAAGATTGATCCCGTTCTGTCGAGTTTGACTGAAACTTTAGCGGTAAATATTGATGCTCCCGAAGCTTGCCGATTATATTGCGGCCGCATCGTGCGCAGTGTGAATTCCGCTGCTGCGACGCCGTTATGGATGATGCGCCGTTTGGAGCGTGGCGGGCTGCGCAGTATCAACGCGGTGGTAGATATTACCAATTACGTCATGCTTGAACTAGGTCAGCCCCTCCATGCCTACGACCTGGCAAAACTTGCCGGTGGCATTATAGTGCGCTATGCGCGAGCGGATGAGGAATTGGCTTTGCTTAATGGACAAAACGTCATGCTGCAGGATGACATGCTGGTGGTTGCAGATGATACGCGATTGCTGGCATTGGCTGGAATTATGGGTGGCGCGGCCAGCAGCGTGGAAACAGCCACTCGTGATGTCTTTCTGGAGAGTGCCTTCTTCGTACCCGATGTAATTGTTGGAAAGGCGCGTAGATTGACCATTTCCACTGATTCTTCATATCGTTTTGAGCGTGGTGTAGATTTCACCGCGACACGCATGGCGCTGGAGCGTGCAACACAATTGTTGCTGGAAATTTGTGGTGGGCAAGCTGGGGTGATCAGCGAGGTGCATGGAAAATTGCCAGCACGCGATACGATAATGTTACGCACCAGCCGAGTAAAACGCGTTTTGGGTATTATGCTGGATACTGCCCAAATCACCGCTTTGCTGCAACGCTTGCAGTTTAAATTTGAACAGCAGGGTGATGATTTCCATGTAACACCGCCTAGCTATCGCTTTGACCTGTCACTGGAAGTGGACTTGATCGAGGAAATCGCACGGATAGCCGGTTACGATAACATTCCGGCACAGCCGCCACAAACTGCAGTTATGATGGTGCCGCAAACAGAAACACTGCGTTCAGTATCTTGCATGCGTCAACTGATGGTGGCACGCGACTATCAAGAAACGATCAGTTATGCTTTTCTTGATGCAGAGGTCGAGCGTGATTTGTGTGCTAATACCACGCCCGTTACTCTGAAAAACCCCATCTCTAGTCAATTGGCGGTAATGCGTAGCAGTCTTTTAGGTGGTTTGATCGGTGCCTTGCGTATAAACTTTGCACGTAAACAATCGCGTGTGCGATTGTTTGAAACAGGAGTGTGTTTTACAGGTGGAAGTCATGCCCAACGTGAGCGGTTCGCGGGATTGTGTTATGGCACGCAGCTTCCTGAACAATGGGGTGTAGCGGTGCGCAGCGTGGATTTTTACGATGTAAAGGCAGATGTAGAAGCGCTGTTTGCCCCCGTGCTATTAAGTTTTTTAGCGTCACCGCATCCTGCCTCACACCCTGGACGTTCGGCACAAATATTGCTGCATGGACAGGTAGTGGGTTGGATAGGAGAGTTGCATCCGAAGTGGTTGCAGCAGTATGGAATTTCGCAGGCAGTGGTGTGGTTTGAGGTTGAGCTTGATGCCTTGATATCAGCCGATGTACCACATGCCATCGATATTTCTAAGTTTCCGCCAGTGCGTCGCGATATTGCCGTAGTCGTGGATGAAAGTGTAACGGTCCAATCTTTATTGGATGCTATGCTAGGAAGTAATACTTCTTATGTGGCAGAGTTTGCGTTGTTTGATCTATATCGTGGCAAAGGTGTGGGGGATGGAAAAAAAAGCCTTGCTTTCCGTGTGTTATTGCAAGATACTCAAAAAACATTAATTGATAGTGAAATTGAACTAAGTATCGCGCGGTTGACCGCGGTTTTGCAACAGCATGGTGCGCAGGTGCGTATATAA